A window of the Hypomesus transpacificus isolate Combined female chromosome 10, fHypTra1, whole genome shotgun sequence genome harbors these coding sequences:
- the epdr1 gene encoding mammalian ependymin-related protein 1, whose protein sequence is MNVFLQFVFVLSLTKIKASVYPKAKDGSPVPCLAPTQWEGRSVEYDHSTGRNTRSAVSYDAKNQRIRILQQNKRHTPCEKFFEYIYLYNSGIMFQIEQKTKQCSKIALAQAWDPFDIPNNSTYEDQYFIGGPGDMVEVQEWSDRKPARKHEAWVGVYTVKDCYPVQETYTRNSSVTTSTRFFDLELGISDPAVFTPPSTCQSARLERMNSDC, encoded by the exons ATGAATGTTTTCttacagtttgtgtttgtgctctcCTTGACGAAGATAAAGGCTTCTGTGTATCCAAAAGCAAAGGACGGCAGCCCAGTGCCTTGTCTCGCACCTACTCAATGGGAGGGGAGGTCTGTTGAATACGACCACTCCACCGGCCGGAATACACGGTCGGCCGTGTCGTATGATGCCAAGAACCAGAGAATTCGAATTCTCCAACAGaataaaagacacacaccatgTGAGAA GTTCTTTGAATACATCTACCTTTATAATAGTGGCATAATGTTCCAGATTGAGCAGAAGACCAAGCAGTGTTCAAAGATAGCTCTGGCCCAGGCTTGGGACCCCTTTGATATCCCCAATAACTCCACCTATGAAGACCAGTACTTCATTGGGGGCCCAGGTGATATGGTTGAGGTGCAGGAGTGGTCAGACAGGAAACCAGCCCGCAAAC ATGAGGCCTGGGTTGGTGTCTACACAGTGAAGGACTGctaccctgtccaggagacctACACAAGGAACAGTAGCGTGACCACTTCCACCCGCTTCTTTGACCTTGAGTTGGGTATCAGTGACCCTGCTGTGTTTACTCCACCCAGCACCTGCCAGTCTGCCCGCCTGGAGAGGATGAACTCTGACTGCTGA
- the stard3nl gene encoding STARD3 N-terminal-like protein has product MDSLYGSSVDSHATHRDVGSLSGRVEPYDASEKKGISDVRRTFCLFVTFDLLFITLLWIIELNVNGGIEQQLDKEVLHYDYHASFFDIFLLAVFRFAALILAYAVCKLRHWWAIAITTAATSGFLIAKVILSKLLSQGAFGYLLPIMSFVLAWLETWLLDFKVLPQEAEEENRYLCIRDAPERAPLMHPGPLSDGQFYSPPESVADSDEELDDKHDPDDAEKGLI; this is encoded by the exons ATGGATAGCCTATATGGCAGCAGTGTGGACTCACATGCAACCCACAGGGATGTGGGGTCTCTCTCTGGGCGAGTTGAGCCCTACGATGCCAGTGAAAAGAAGGGTATCTCTGATGTCAGAAGGACTTTCTGCCTGTTTGTCACCTTTGACCTCCTATTCATCACCTTGCTGTGGATCATAGAGCTCAAT GTGAATGGGGGCATTGAACAACAGTTGGATAAGGAGGTTTTACACTATGACTACCATGCCTCCTTCTTTGACATATTT CTCCTGGCTGTATTCAGGTTTGCAGCTCTTATCCTGGCCTATGCTGTTTGTAAACTGCGTCACTGGTGGGCTATAGCG ATTACAACAGCAGCCACCAGTGGTTTCCTGATAGCAAAAGTCATTTTATCAAAG CTCCTGTCCCAGGGGGCGTTTGGGTACCTCCTGCCCATCATGTCCTTTGTCCTGGCATGGCTGGAGACCTGGCTGCTGGACTTCAAGGTCCTGCctcaggaggctgaggaggaaaaCA GATATCTCTGTATAAGGGATGCCCCAGAGAGGGCTCCCCTGATGCACCCTGGACCACTATCAGACGGGCAGTTTTATTCACCACCTGAGTCTGTAGCAG ACTCTGATGAGGAGCTCGATGATAAACATGACCCTGATGATGCAGAGAAGGGCCTCATTTAG